The genomic region CGCGATAAACAAAGGCAAAAACACGATACGCCACGTCGGGACAAAATTATACCAAGCCATCAATCCCAACAAAATGATGCCTGCCACCAAAAAATCCACAAAACTAACCACCACTGCACTCGCAGGCACGATCAAACGGGGGAAATAAACCTTAGAAATCAAATTCGCATTGGTAATTAAACTACTGCTGCACGCCGAGAGAGAATTGGCGAAAAATTGCCAGGGCAACATCGCCGAAAAAACTAGAATGGGATAGGGTACGCCCTCAGAAGGCAGCTTTGCCAACTTGCCAAAAACCACCGTCAGCACAACCATCGTCAAAAACGGTTGCAGCAACGCCCAAGCTACCCCAATCGCCGTCTGCTTATAGCGCACGAGGATATCTCGCCAAGCCAGAAAATAGAATAACTCTCGGTAGCGCCACAGGTCTTGCCAATAGTGCTTTTCAGTTCGACCCGCTTCAATAACAAGTTCCGGTTGCATTCGATCGCGCATTAGGAATAATTTAGACTAGCAACGAGTATAGCCGCACTCCACACCAACTTTAAGACAAACTCGCAGAACGCCACCCCTATTCTGTAATGCAGC from Lusitaniella coriacea LEGE 07157 harbors:
- a CDS encoding ABC transporter permease, translating into MQPELVIEAGRTEKHYWQDLWRYRELFYFLAWRDILVRYKQTAIGVAWALLQPFLTMVVLTVVFGKLAKLPSEGVPYPILVFSAMLPWQFFANSLSACSSSLITNANLISKVYFPRLIVPASAVVVSFVDFLVAGIILLGLMAWYNFVPTWRIVFLPLFIAIAAAASMGAGLWLAALNVEYRDFRYLVPFIVQFGLYISPVGFSSNIVPEQWRLLYSFNPIVGVIDGFRWAILGGESQLYLPGFALSSGLLLLLLGSSIWYFRKVEKTFADRI